The Paenibacillus amylolyticus genome contains the following window.
TTCTCATTCTTCGCAACACCCCTGACCCCATTGTTCAGAACTTCGAATTTCCTAACACTATCATAACAGTAGCTATTCCGTGTTACAACAAAGGACACCGCGAGCAGTGTCCTTTGCCATATACCAACCTATTCTGCTTTGGATGACAGAACAACCTTTCGATTGCTCTTATCACCTGATATTTCCGACGATCTTCTACACCTGCTTGAATTCGATCCAGTCAACCTGAAGACCTGGTTTCGTGAAGTCCAGTTTCAATTCATACAGTCCTGCTTCAAGGTCTACTTTGACAAGCTTCTGTCTGATCCATTTGCCTTCCGTACCGTTCGTTTGAATGGTGGTCACCAACTGGTCATTCAGGAGCAGGTTACATGCACTTTGCGCCAGTTCCGGCTCAGGGGACATGATCTGTACGATAATCCGGTAATGGCCTGCCTCGTCCACTTTCATGTAGACAGGTTCAGCTACGGCAGGTTTCACCTGTGCGTTCTCAACCAACGATTGGGCTTGTGCAGCAGATAGAGAGGCATTCGCCTGGAATGAAGCGATATTCTCCACGATCTCGTGTTTTCTGCCGGATACCGGTGCGTTCATGATGAACTTGCAGATATTAATCGCAGAGCGTTGCAGCTCTCCACGCGTCAATGTTCCATTTTCCAAAGATTCAATCGTGTTATCGTCCCAGCCATTGATCTCTGCGCCGTAGTTCGGTACAACCATGTAGAGATCATTCTGCGCACGAATCATCCAGTTCGTGTACTTGCGATCCGCCTCTCCACCTTCGGTCACATCGTTCATAATCGCCCACCAGTCGGTCATTACGATACCCTCGAAATTCCATTCACCGCGCAGAATTGTGGTGTTCAGGTCGTAATTGGATGCTGCCCAGTGTCCATTAATCGGATTGTAGGAGGTCATGATGGAGTTCGCTCCGCCTTCTTTTACAGCGATTTCGAACCCTTTCAGGTAAATTTCACGGAGTGCACGCTCCGAGACAACCGCATCTACTTTGCTACGGTATTTCTCCTGGTTGTTGCAGGAAAAGTGTTTCAGTGTGGCATTCGAACCACCCTTCATAATACCTTTCGTACATGCTGCCGCAAATACACCCGAGATCAGCGGATCTTCAGAGAAGTATTCAAAGTTCCGGCCATTAAGCGGGCTCCGGCGGATATTTAGTCCAGGTCCGAGCAGGGTATCTACCTGATTTCTCAACAGTTCCTGTCCTTCCATCACATACAACTCTTCAACGAGATCTTGGTTCCATGTCGCGGCAAGCAACGTACCAATGGATACCTGTGTTGCTTTCTCTCCACTATCCATACGAATACCGGACGGGCCATCTGCCGTACACGCTACCGGAATACCGTAGTTGAACAGGCTGTCGCTGACACCACCAAATGCAGATGCCGTTCCCGAAGTAACCAGTGGACTGCTCATGCCTTCGCCACGGATAATTGCCGCCAGATCCTGATCGCTCAGTTGAGCGATGAAGGTGTCCAGACTTACTTTGCCAGCTTTAACGTCACTCAGCTTGTAGCCTTGGTTGCCCGTCTGCTCCAGTGTTTTCGGGAGATTCTCTTCAATTCGTTTCGCCATGGATACTTTACGCTTCGGTACTTCGGCATACGTCAGTTCATATGATCCGTCTTCCTTGCGCGCACCTGGTTTCATCAGTGTAAAATCTTCAGTTGGCGCCATCGCTTCTTGCAGCTGCTCCACCAATTGAAGCGATTCAATCACATATCCATCCTGACCATCTATGCTGACATGCTGCACTTGTTTTACACTGGTTCCTACATGCAGTCGGTATGTGCCTTCTTCCAGAACGTATGCGGAAGCATGACCTGTAACACCCGCATCATCGTAGGATGCCATGTCATGGATCGGGAAGCTGATCGTCAGAAGTTCAGACTCGCCCGGCTGCAACAATCCTGTTTTGCCGAAAGCCACCAATGCCTTCACCGGTTGTCCCAGTTTGCCTTGTGGTGCTTCATAATAGACCTGTACAACTTCTTTGCCTGCATAGGTTGTACCCGAGTTGGTCACATTGACACGGACTTCAATGTAGGTTTTGCCATCTTTGGACACTGATTTTGCTTCCTCATGCTGGGCCAAGAACGTCGTATAAGACAGGCCGTAACCGAATTCAAACTGGACACGCTCAGGTCGAAACGTTTCGAAATATCGATAACCTACATAAATATCTTCCTGATACAGGTTCTTGAACTCATTACCGTAGTTGCTGGTTGAAGGATAATCTTCAATGGAATATGCAATCGTATCTGTCAGTTTACCGCTTGGTGTAACGTCGCCCGCCAGCACATCAGCAATCGCGTTTCCACCCTCCATGCCCCCATGCCAGGAGTAAATTACACCTTGAATCGGATGTAGATACGTTTCGTTTAACCAGCTCATATCAATAATGTTCGAAACATTCAGCACAACGATCGTGTGTTCAAACTGCGAAGTAACTTGCTTCAGCATCGCTTTCTCATCTTCGGTCAGTTGGTAACTTCCTGGCGCATCCGCATTATCCTGGTCTTCCCCGGCTGTACGTCCAATTACGATAATGGCTTTGCTCGATTTGCTTCTGGCCCGTGCAACCAGTTCATCCGTCAAAGGCATTTCTTTCTGGTTCCATGGCTCGGCAGCCCATACTTTTCCGCCATCATCAAATGGATTTTCCCCAATCCACTTCTCATAGACCGCTGCCAGCTCTTCATTCACGGTAATATTCTTTTTGCTGCGCAGACCATCTAGCAGATTCGTTGTGTAGGCTACATGAACACTACCGCCTGAACCCGTACCACTGCGATAATAATTGACTTGAATTCGACCAAAAACTGAAACGTTTTCGTTTTCGCGAAGCGGAAGCACTTGCCCTTCATTTCTGAGTAAAACGGCTCCTTCTGCGGCAACCGTACGACTAAACTCTGCAAACCCTTCCAATGGAACTCCGATTTGATGTGTGCTCAATGATTTCCCTCCTGATTGTCATCCCCATATCTACGAATGATAGACTATTCTGTGATCTGGTAGATTCACTTGTACATAG
Protein-coding sequences here:
- a CDS encoding glycoside hydrolase family 3 C-terminal domain-containing protein, whose amino-acid sequence is MSTHQIGVPLEGFAEFSRTVAAEGAVLLRNEGQVLPLRENENVSVFGRIQVNYYRSGTGSGGSVHVAYTTNLLDGLRSKKNITVNEELAAVYEKWIGENPFDDGGKVWAAEPWNQKEMPLTDELVARARSKSSKAIIVIGRTAGEDQDNADAPGSYQLTEDEKAMLKQVTSQFEHTIVVLNVSNIIDMSWLNETYLHPIQGVIYSWHGGMEGGNAIADVLAGDVTPSGKLTDTIAYSIEDYPSTSNYGNEFKNLYQEDIYVGYRYFETFRPERVQFEFGYGLSYTTFLAQHEEAKSVSKDGKTYIEVRVNVTNSGTTYAGKEVVQVYYEAPQGKLGQPVKALVAFGKTGLLQPGESELLTISFPIHDMASYDDAGVTGHASAYVLEEGTYRLHVGTSVKQVQHVSIDGQDGYVIESLQLVEQLQEAMAPTEDFTLMKPGARKEDGSYELTYAEVPKRKVSMAKRIEENLPKTLEQTGNQGYKLSDVKAGKVSLDTFIAQLSDQDLAAIIRGEGMSSPLVTSGTASAFGGVSDSLFNYGIPVACTADGPSGIRMDSGEKATQVSIGTLLAATWNQDLVEELYVMEGQELLRNQVDTLLGPGLNIRRSPLNGRNFEYFSEDPLISGVFAAACTKGIMKGGSNATLKHFSCNNQEKYRSKVDAVVSERALREIYLKGFEIAVKEGGANSIMTSYNPINGHWAASNYDLNTTILRGEWNFEGIVMTDWWAIMNDVTEGGEADRKYTNWMIRAQNDLYMVVPNYGAEINGWDDNTIESLENGTLTRGELQRSAINICKFIMNAPVSGRKHEIVENIASFQANASLSAAQAQSLVENAQVKPAVAEPVYMKVDEAGHYRIIVQIMSPEPELAQSACNLLLNDQLVTTIQTNGTEGKWIRQKLVKVDLEAGLYELKLDFTKPGLQVDWIEFKQV